One part of the Solidesulfovibrio sp. genome encodes these proteins:
- a CDS encoding uracil-xanthine permease family protein, protein MAADEIQRGSDYQLRLREFPVGAQMLFVAFGALVLVPLLTGLNPNVALFCAGLGTLLYQVLTKGRIPIFLGSSFAFIAPIMFCVKTYGVPATMGALAVVGAVYALAALVIRLRGVEILLRLLPTIVTGPVIMVIGLILAPVGVAMAMGRTGDGAAVLYPEKTAMLVSFFSLAVTVTVAIYGRGMLRLLPILSGIGAGYLLSLILGIVDFSAVAAAPWFAVPSFVGPAFSLDAMIVIVPVAIAPIIEHFGGILAIGQVTGRNYLENPGVDRSLLGDGVATALAGCLGGPPLTTYAEVTGAVALTKIYNPALMTWAALTAVCLAFVGKLGALLQSIPTPVMGGIMLLLFGAIMVVGLNSLVREGADLMEPRNMVIVALIIVLGMGRMTFSLGGVHLEGIGLAGVAGVVLNLVLPLPRRKTDTD, encoded by the coding sequence ATGGCGGCGGACGAAATCCAGCGGGGAAGCGATTACCAATTGCGGCTGCGGGAATTTCCCGTGGGCGCCCAGATGCTGTTCGTGGCCTTCGGCGCCCTGGTCCTGGTGCCGCTGCTGACGGGGCTCAACCCCAACGTGGCCCTTTTTTGCGCCGGCCTGGGCACCCTGCTCTACCAGGTGCTGACCAAGGGCCGCATCCCGATCTTTCTGGGCTCGTCGTTCGCCTTCATCGCGCCCATCATGTTTTGCGTCAAAACCTACGGCGTGCCGGCCACCATGGGGGCGCTGGCCGTCGTGGGCGCGGTCTATGCCCTGGCGGCCCTGGTCATCCGGCTGCGCGGCGTGGAGATCCTGCTGCGGCTTTTGCCGACCATCGTCACCGGCCCGGTCATCATGGTCATCGGGCTGATCCTGGCCCCGGTCGGCGTGGCCATGGCCATGGGCAGGACCGGCGACGGCGCGGCCGTGCTCTACCCCGAGAAAACGGCCATGCTGGTGTCCTTTTTTTCCCTGGCCGTGACCGTGACCGTGGCCATCTACGGCCGGGGCATGCTGCGGCTTTTGCCCATCCTGTCGGGCATCGGCGCCGGCTATCTCCTGAGCCTGATCCTCGGCATCGTGGATTTTTCGGCCGTGGCCGCGGCGCCCTGGTTCGCCGTGCCGTCCTTCGTCGGCCCGGCCTTCTCCCTCGACGCCATGATCGTGATCGTGCCCGTGGCCATCGCGCCCATCATCGAGCATTTCGGCGGCATCCTGGCCATCGGCCAGGTCACCGGCCGCAACTACCTGGAAAACCCGGGCGTGGACCGCTCGCTTTTAGGCGACGGCGTGGCCACGGCCCTGGCCGGCTGCCTGGGCGGGCCGCCCCTGACCACCTACGCCGAAGTCACGGGCGCCGTGGCCCTGACCAAAATCTACAATCCGGCGCTGATGACCTGGGCGGCGCTGACGGCCGTCTGCCTGGCCTTCGTCGGCAAGCTCGGGGCCCTGCTCCAGAGCATCCCCACGCCGGTCATGGGCGGCATCATGCTGCTTTTATTCGGCGCCATCATGGTGGTCGGGCTCAACTCCCTGGTGCGCGAGGGGGCCGACCTCATGGAGCCGCGCAACATGGTCATCGTGGCGTTGATCATCGTGCTCGGCATGGGCCGGATGACCTTTTCCCTGGGCGGCGTGCACCTGGAAGGCATCGGCCTGGCCGGCGTGGCCGGCGTGGTGCTCAACCTGGTGCTGCCCCTGCCCCGGCGCAAAACCGATACGGACTGA